A single genomic interval of Brevibacillus brevis harbors:
- the asnB gene encoding asparagine synthase (glutamine-hydrolyzing), with product MCGIVGWIDWEKDLSGERDVLQKMTQCLKDRGPDAEGFWLTPRAALGHRRLVVVDPAGGQQPMSALKNEHACTMIYNGELYNTEDLRAELLACGHTFQSHSDTEVLLHTYLEWGPDCLSKLNGIFAFAIWDEREQRLFVGRDRMGVKPLFYAQRGSSFLFASELKALLAHPDVKPELSREGLAEVFGISPARTPGHGVFHNVHEVRPGAYLLVTRDGVMQKRYWQLESHPHTDDLETTAERVRELVTDSIERQLVADVPVSTLLSGGLDSSIITAIAADHFQKTGRGTLHSYSIDYVDNRKHFKASTFQPNEDEPYVQLVTKFLGTQHHTIEFDTDDLIESLKTATLARDLPGMADVDASLYLFCREIKKETTVVLSGECADEVFGGYPWFHREELLNAGTFPWSRATKQRASWLSPDLRDWVKPEEYVAMRYEESLDEVPHLPGEDPMEARRREMFYLNITWFMNTLLDRKDRMSMAASLEARVPFCDHRIVEYVWNIPWDMKTHGNREKGILRKAMEGILPDEVLYRKKSPYPKTHNPAYTEAVRSWLLDILNDSSSPLLQLVDVPTIRKIAESDAQASSIPFFGQLMSTPQLFAYLGQLDYWLREYRVSIRA from the coding sequence ATGTGTGGAATTGTAGGATGGATTGATTGGGAAAAGGACTTATCTGGTGAACGTGATGTGCTGCAAAAAATGACCCAATGCCTCAAGGATCGAGGCCCTGATGCAGAAGGCTTTTGGCTGACTCCTCGTGCGGCCCTCGGTCATCGTCGCCTTGTGGTCGTAGACCCTGCTGGCGGACAGCAGCCTATGTCGGCTCTCAAAAACGAACATGCCTGCACCATGATTTACAATGGTGAATTGTATAATACCGAGGATTTGCGAGCAGAACTGCTTGCTTGCGGACATACCTTTCAATCTCACTCGGATACGGAGGTACTTTTGCACACGTATTTGGAGTGGGGGCCAGATTGTCTGTCAAAGCTAAACGGCATCTTTGCTTTTGCGATCTGGGACGAACGCGAACAAAGATTGTTTGTCGGCCGTGACCGTATGGGGGTTAAGCCGTTGTTTTATGCACAAAGAGGCAGTTCCTTTCTGTTTGCCTCCGAGCTCAAAGCCTTGCTCGCTCACCCCGATGTCAAACCAGAGCTCTCTCGTGAAGGCTTGGCGGAGGTTTTCGGAATCAGTCCCGCTCGTACGCCTGGCCATGGTGTTTTTCACAACGTACATGAGGTTCGGCCCGGCGCTTATCTGTTGGTGACGCGTGATGGTGTCATGCAAAAACGCTACTGGCAGCTCGAAAGCCACCCACATACAGATGACCTGGAGACGACAGCAGAACGTGTCAGGGAGTTAGTCACAGATTCGATTGAACGCCAATTGGTTGCGGATGTTCCCGTTTCGACCCTCTTATCAGGCGGGTTAGACTCGAGCATTATAACAGCGATTGCGGCAGATCATTTTCAAAAAACAGGCCGCGGAACCCTGCACAGCTACTCCATTGATTACGTAGACAACCGAAAACATTTCAAGGCAAGTACTTTTCAACCGAATGAGGATGAACCATATGTGCAGCTCGTTACAAAGTTTCTCGGAACCCAGCACCATACGATTGAGTTCGACACAGACGATTTAATTGAATCCCTGAAAACAGCGACACTCGCCCGCGACTTGCCGGGGATGGCTGATGTGGATGCGTCCCTTTACCTGTTTTGCCGAGAAATTAAAAAAGAGACGACCGTCGTCCTCTCTGGAGAATGCGCCGATGAAGTATTTGGTGGGTACCCGTGGTTTCATCGCGAGGAACTGCTGAATGCCGGGACGTTCCCCTGGTCGAGAGCAACGAAACAACGTGCCTCCTGGCTATCCCCTGATCTTCGCGATTGGGTCAAACCCGAGGAATACGTTGCCATGCGATATGAGGAATCTCTCGATGAAGTTCCACATCTTCCAGGCGAAGATCCAATGGAAGCTCGCCGACGGGAAATGTTTTATTTGAATATAACGTGGTTCATGAACACGCTGTTGGATCGCAAAGACCGAATGAGTATGGCGGCCAGTCTGGAAGCGCGCGTCCCGTTCTGTGACCACCGCATCGTGGAATACGTCTGGAACATCCCATGGGATATGAAGACGCATGGGAATCGGGAAAAAGGAATTTTGCGAAAAGCCATGGAAGGAATCTTGCCTGATGAGGTTTTGTATCGCAAGAAAAGCCCGTACCCGAAAACACATAATCCCGCCTATACGGAAGCTGTTCGCTCTTGGCTGCTGGACATATTAAACGACTCTTCCTCTCCACTGCTTCAACTGGTAGATGTTCCAACGATTCGAAAAATTGCCGAGTCAGATGCACAGGCTTCGAGCATTCCGTTTTTCGGTCAGCTCATGAGTACACCCCAATTGTTCGCCTATCTCGGCCAATTGGATTATTGGCTGCGGGAATACCGTGTTTCCATTCGTGCCTAA
- a CDS encoding LytS/YhcK type 5TM receptor domain-containing protein → MDNLTLLLIERMGILLTLAFILTRTPLFRQLLDRELHVGTSIAFSVMFGLFGIAGTYAGVVVQGESYLPAFWIFRLSHDEIIANSTLVGVVIGGLLGGPFVGLGAGVIAGLHVFQLGGFAAASMGLSIPITGLLAGYVARFFSQERVISPSKAMFIGMFAPIIQMSLLLIMADVPELARTMVNVIGIPMVLTNSVSIAIFTTMIRVALQEAERSAAIEAERSFTIAERILPHLKRGLTPQTAQSAALVLQKETKAAAVAVTDRERLLAHVGVGADHHHPGEALHSELDKRALYSGGIDKGLTRESVGCKRKNCNLHAAILVPIKEGDSVVGLIKLYYRRPQQIGKVQEALAKGLGNLISNQLTLSLTEQMKGLMKDAELRMLQAQIHPHFLFNTLNSIVTLIRIDPQLARHMTIQLGVFMRFNLKLTASPLVTVRQELDHLHAYLEIIKIRFSEQFAVRTIIDAGVEEALIPPGTLQPLFENCIQHGVRDITNGGEIILHVKRQDVHVVFQIEDNGEGFPDNLLPVLGKVPMESKEGNGIGIHNVNRRLISLCGQDAQLHFANKQEGGSTITFTIPITKEVSA, encoded by the coding sequence GTGGACAATCTCACGTTATTGCTCATTGAAAGAATGGGTATTCTTTTGACGCTAGCATTTATTTTGACAAGGACACCGTTGTTTCGCCAGCTTTTAGACCGTGAATTGCACGTAGGGACGTCAATCGCATTTTCGGTCATGTTCGGGTTGTTTGGGATTGCGGGTACATATGCAGGAGTGGTCGTGCAAGGGGAGAGCTATCTTCCTGCATTTTGGATATTTCGTTTGTCACATGACGAAATTATCGCCAACTCTACTTTGGTAGGGGTCGTCATTGGTGGTTTGCTCGGCGGGCCTTTCGTTGGTCTGGGGGCAGGTGTCATTGCTGGGCTTCATGTCTTTCAATTGGGAGGATTCGCCGCAGCATCAATGGGCTTGTCGATCCCGATCACGGGGTTGCTGGCAGGATATGTAGCACGTTTTTTCTCGCAGGAGCGGGTTATTTCTCCGTCCAAAGCCATGTTCATCGGCATGTTCGCACCTATTATTCAGATGTCGCTTTTATTGATCATGGCGGATGTGCCTGAGTTGGCGCGAACGATGGTCAATGTGATTGGGATTCCGATGGTGCTGACGAACAGTGTTTCGATTGCGATTTTTACGACGATGATCCGGGTGGCCTTGCAAGAGGCAGAACGTTCGGCTGCCATTGAGGCGGAGCGTTCTTTTACGATAGCGGAAAGAATTTTGCCACACCTGAAAAGGGGGCTCACACCGCAAACGGCTCAGTCAGCAGCCCTTGTCTTACAAAAAGAAACGAAAGCAGCAGCCGTTGCGGTAACGGATCGAGAACGGCTTCTAGCACACGTTGGAGTGGGGGCAGATCATCATCATCCGGGAGAAGCGCTCCATAGTGAGCTCGATAAGCGGGCTCTGTATAGCGGTGGAATTGACAAGGGATTGACGCGCGAGAGCGTCGGGTGCAAGCGCAAAAATTGCAACCTGCATGCAGCGATTCTCGTGCCGATTAAAGAGGGGGACAGCGTCGTTGGTCTGATCAAACTCTATTATCGGAGGCCACAACAAATCGGAAAAGTCCAGGAAGCACTAGCAAAAGGGCTGGGCAACCTAATCTCCAATCAATTGACCCTATCTCTCACGGAGCAAATGAAAGGATTAATGAAGGATGCAGAGTTGCGAATGCTTCAGGCACAGATTCATCCTCACTTTTTGTTCAACACATTGAATTCCATTGTGACCTTGATACGAATTGATCCGCAGCTAGCTCGGCATATGACCATTCAGCTTGGCGTGTTCATGCGATTCAACCTGAAGCTCACAGCGAGTCCCCTTGTCACCGTGAGACAGGAGCTGGATCACCTGCATGCTTATTTGGAAATTATCAAAATCAGATTTTCCGAGCAATTCGCCGTTCGCACCATCATTGATGCGGGGGTAGAGGAAGCCCTTATTCCTCCTGGCACGTTGCAGCCGTTATTTGAGAATTGCATTCAGCATGGGGTTCGCGACATCACGAACGGCGGTGAGATCATCCTTCATGTGAAACGGCAGGATGTGCACGTTGTTTTTCAAATCGAAGATAATGGCGAAGGCTTTCCCGACAACTTGTTGCCAGTTCTGGGAAAGGTGCCAATGGAGAGTAAGGAGGGCAACGGAATTGGCATCCATAATGTCAACCGGCGTCTGATCAGCTTGTGCGGACAAGATGCCCAACTTCATTTTGCCAATAAACAAGAAGGTGGCAGTACGATTACCTTTACCATTCCGATTACAAAAGAGGTGAGTGCCTGA
- a CDS encoding LytR/AlgR family response regulator transcription factor, which yields MPIRVMIAEDERLAREELSYLLLQEGDVELLPYATNGRELLEMVDVHEPDVVFLDMKMPELEGAQAARMLASRKQHPLIVFCTAYEEFAIDAFKLYAVDYLLKPTEPKRLVETMQRIRERLVKPKADPVQPKRTKLLVEDNSRLVVIDPATIVYAVREERYVQIVTQTATYATRMTLTQLADKLFAYDFFRTHKSYLVNLHFVSELEPWFNGAYNLILKGEGRPRIPVSRTSAKDLLKRLEE from the coding sequence ATGCCAATACGCGTCATGATTGCAGAAGACGAGCGACTAGCACGCGAAGAACTGAGTTATTTATTACTACAAGAAGGAGACGTAGAACTGTTGCCCTATGCCACCAACGGGCGAGAGCTGTTGGAAATGGTCGATGTGCACGAACCGGATGTCGTCTTCCTCGATATGAAAATGCCTGAGCTGGAAGGGGCACAGGCAGCAAGAATGCTCGCATCACGCAAGCAGCATCCCCTGATCGTTTTTTGTACCGCGTACGAGGAATTTGCTATCGATGCGTTTAAGCTGTACGCCGTCGATTATTTGTTGAAGCCTACAGAGCCGAAGCGGCTGGTCGAAACGATGCAACGGATACGCGAGCGTCTGGTCAAGCCGAAAGCAGACCCTGTCCAGCCAAAACGAACCAAGCTGTTGGTAGAAGACAATAGTAGATTAGTCGTCATTGATCCAGCGACGATTGTATATGCAGTACGGGAGGAGCGATATGTGCAAATCGTCACCCAAACAGCAACCTACGCGACGCGGATGACTCTGACACAACTGGCGGATAAGCTTTTCGCATACGACTTTTTTCGTACCCACAAAAGCTATCTGGTCAATCTTCACTTCGTAAGCGAGCTCGAACCATGGTTCAACGGAGCCTACAATCTGATTTTGAAGGGAGAAGGAAGACCACGTATTCCCGTATCCCGGACCTCCGCCAAGGATTTGCTCAAACGTCTCGAGGAGTAA